GCTTGACTTTGGATTTAATAGCACAATTGCAACCTGACATGACGTTCGAGGATTTGACCGACCAAAcggttaaaaatttaatttttgtggcaagaattttgaaatctaTCAAAACATCCGATAAAAACGCTGATGATCAATATGGCCAggtgaaagagaaagacgaGAACCTATTACGTCTTCCTTGGCTCGTTAAAAGACTGAGAAAGGCTGTGAACGTAGAAATAACTCAGGCTCCTAAATCGACAACAGTGGTACATCAAgttcataataatttttgtattgttataACTGTCATGGCAAGAggtaattgtaatatttcaatttgttcagCGAACTGCATTCTTCAAATGGGTTGCTGGTGCAGTCGTTACCATATctatggaatatttaaacgagGTGCTTTTCAATATTATGTCGCTCATTACACGGGAAATATCAAGCGCGGAGGAAAATAATACCTTTCTACGGCGATTGGCGAAAGAAGCGGCCGTGATGATAAAAAAACGTTTAGGCAACGAAGAATACACAAAGTTATTGAGCAGGGTACAACAGAAGTTAGACATTAGAAGAGCAGAAAGACGAAAAATGCGAACTCAGCAGGTAGTGTTTTGTACTATCTTATGTTTTTGTAGGGTTATATTTTTTGCAGACGaacatatttcaattcttGTTGCAGTTCGTTACGGATCCGGAGTTGGCCGCGAAACGTAAAATTGCAAggcaacaaaagaaaaaggaagccAGAAAGCGGAAAATGGATACAATGAAAGGCAAAAAAGTGACAAGGAAGCGTCGTAAAAAAGAAGTTGATCTGGATATCATATGAATATCCGGTTTAAAGCAAATTCTCAGTGTACGAATTGAAGTTAGTCaatcaaaaaagaaattcgtgaatttttcagaGAATAATACGAGGATACAGATCATTTTGTGGGACCCAAacaatatatacaaacattttttttacattgcgGATTATAGCCAAAGACTATAGATCCTTATTGaaacatatgtatattgtattaagtaataaattattttaaataacatgaCAAATTCGTAGCTGGTTTAGTTAtaccaaaacaaaatttagctTCGtctatatttatgtaaaatacgTACCTACGGGGATCCAACGATCGAAGTATTAAAAGGTGTAAAAATAAGGTAGAACATGTCAGAAAAAAGGCAATACGGCGATAGATAGTATGATTGACATGTCTgctttatcttttaattaatacatcaAATTATATTCGCNNNNNNNNNNTGACATGTCTgctttatcttttaattaatacatcaAATTATATTCGCGATCGTGCATAACGTGGGCGGTTATTACCAGCATTCAAGAATTCTGGTAATAACCGCCTCTAAAACATAAAACTAATAATTGAACAGTATAACATTGGGATAGCTCGGTTAAacagttaatttattttatgttgaGTAATCGAAATATGTCAACGCAATAAAAAACAGTGCTTGTTACTAAGTAAGTTTAGTATCTACTATGCAAGTTTCATTACTGttattaaatcaattaaaaggtcaattacaagaaaaatactattttataaagCAAGAGGtcatatattgaatatttctatgacttattctatgtatgtatacatgcTGTTATATGATTTATTTCTCGGCGAAATCGGTCAACGGATACGATGATTatctttcgtaatttttttttctattctttccATTAGTTAACTACATGTCCactatttttatgaattgaattatattatcgtattaattatagaGTATATCTAACACGTAACGTATATTatgatgtataaatattttttgcacGTTCTCcatgttatatattataaatgcgtATAATCCGCGTCTAATCCGGGTCTAATGATTTTtcggtaaaaaaaagtattcgatCGGGTAAAGGTATTCATGAAATGAAGCTCGCGTTTGTCTGTCCTAGGCGTATTATAACTTAAGAGTAACGTTGTCACGTAATTGATACCGAACATGACGTTATAGCGAGCCTACGTAACGTTATGCTGTGACCTGAGACCGAACCCATCGGGCAGGAAAAGTTGTCTAACTATATCACATTGAAGCATCGCCAACTCtgtcttctttctttcttcgactTTGATATGCTCGCAAAGAAAGAGCCGAGAGCTTAGCTTATAGAACTACTCGGCCCAGGCACAGGCTTATCGAGGGAGCCGCGTTATCGACGATAGTTGGGCGCTCATAAACTGTTGCCATCATTTCAACGTGCATACACTGCATCTTAGTTACGACCagacaaaatttgttcaacgaaTAACTATCGATCGTTCGCGGCACTTTGGCATAGTCTACGTTTGTTCGCCATCAGACTTGGTAGCCCCGGTGGAAATAGAATTCAATAAACACGCTATTAAACGATACGTTCCGCGATGTTCGTCACAGGGACGCTGATGATCGTGGTGGTGGTGTTGCTACTGATTAATCTGGCGATCAAGCTAAGATCGGAAGAACATCCGCCAGGTAACGGGAGTGCGTGTGGACGTCTTGCGTAGCGTTTGCTTGATCGGTACAACGGTATCAATATATCGATCGCTTCTGCATCTACGCGTCCCTCCTTATCATCGTGTAATATCGATACGTTTGATCCTTTGCGCCGCAagaattgtttcgttttaatttcttgtCGATACATTTCCGTGCCgaagaaaactaaaaaatagaatctttCGATAGCGGAAAtccgtttttaattttgtagcgTACCTTAcagagaatttcatttttatatcgaagCGTTTAACGAACTTTTACTTGGCTTTCTTTACCGTACGAAGAGtagcgaatgaaattttagtctataattaataatatgtagaatatattcttctTGGTACGAGtagcaaatatttaaaaaaaaaaaaatgaaaacaccgAACGACTCTTTATATTTCTAAGGGATTGTGTTCTTGGTAcgagtagaaaatatttttgaaaaaattagaatatatataaaatatatataatatatttagaatatatataatatattctagaTATTCTAGATTCAATTAACGAATATACGTCGACTAATAACAGAGACAGAAATTCGAAACGATGTTTACAAATCAATTAAGCGATAGATAGTTAAATGACTTTTGAAACATCGAATCAATCGTCTAATTTAGACGTATTATTACATACGAAACACTGTCTCCGTTTATCGCAATAAATCGTTGAACGATTCATTGTCCTTACACTTCAGTTAACGTAACGTTATCTGGTCTTCTCACGACACGTATAACAAGATCATTTCCTTAAAACGCGTTATCATTTAGGTCCATTCCCGTGGCCGTTTATCGGCAACTACTTTTTACTGAAACGTCTCGCACGTGAACTTGGAGGACAGCACTTGGCCTTCTCTGAACTTTCTAGGCGATACGGCAGCGAAGTGATAAACTTGAATCTCGGTATCAGCAAGATGATAGTGGTATCCGGAAGCAAGTCTGTCGAAACGGTGTTGGAAAGCGAGGAATTCGACGGACGACCTTGGAACGAGTTCATCAAAATGCGAAATTTCGGAAAGAAGCAAGGTAGTACCGCTACCTTACCTCGACGTTGAGTCGACGACAGTATTCTCGCGATATCTCTATTTCGATAAaccgaataatttatattcaggCGTAACGATGAACGACGGACCGCATTGGAAGTTCCTGCGCAACTGGACCATGCGGACCTTGAGGTCCCTCGGCTTCGGGAAGTACGGCATGTCGGAGATGATCAAGGAGGAGCTAACGATCGCGTTGGAGAGTTTGAAGAAGGGAGGCGTATATCGATTGAAACCCGTGATCAGTCCCGTCGTGATAAACGTCCTGTGGAGGCTGTCGACTGGAGCGCGCTTCAGCGAGAACGCGAGGTAACGGATATCTAAAATGGAAGGTAACTGGAAGGTACCTGGTAAAATGGAAGGAGTTTAGAATCGATTCGAAAGTGTGTCACGCGTTCGAAATCCATCGAATCGTGATCGTTTATTGTCTCTTCGACGTCTTGCTCCACAGATTAGAGTACTTCGTCGACTTGATGGAACGTCGCGCGCGAGTTTTCGACATGGCCGGAGGGATTCTCTCAATTTTCCCATGGATTCGTTACGTCGCGCCCGAGGCGTCCGGTTACAAACTTCTCGTCACGCTGAACACCAAGCTCAAGGAATTCCTGATGGTGCGTTCGATGCGCGAATCGATTACGATATCTTCTCCTTGTTAAACGATACTTTTCTTGTTCAGGAAGTCATCGTCGAACACAAAGAGAAGTACGTCGCGGGGAGCGAGGCGGACCTGATAGACATGTTCATCCACGGGATGGTCAACGAGAAAGGAGAGGATCCCATCTTCACCGGTACGCTTCCTTGAGAGTATCGTGTCTTTGGGATAGTTTCTTCTCGCTTCTGCAAcaaatcacatttttttgtaatcttgTTTCTTAGACGATCAATTAGTGATGATAATGGTCGACCTCTTTCTCGCTGGCGTCACCACTACGGAGACCACTTTGGAGCTCCTTTTTCTGAACATGGTGGTGCACCAGGACGTCCAACGGAAGCTTCAACAGGAAATCGACTCCGTGATTCCACCTGACAGGCTTCCTGACTTGTCCGACATGCCGAAGTAATTTCTTTACGTATCTTATGTTTATTCCTTGGTCAACGAAGAGGAACGTAAGCTTCAAGTATATGAAATCAATGTAAGCTTCAAGTATATGAAGNNNNNNNNNNAGTCAATGTAAGCTTCAAGTATACGAAATCAATGTAAGCTTCAAGTAGGCACGGATTAACGGGTGATTCAGGGGGATTTAGGAACGAGAAGCTTGCAATCTTTGGCCTCGCTCTTCGAGGGCCCTAATTTACGTATAAATAGATGAAGAACCAGGGTTCACAAGTTGAAAACTCGAATGGTAAAATTGTGAATAAAATCTGTACAGGCTTCCTTACGCGAGGGCTGTGATGACCGAAACCCAACGTCGCTGGACGGTGATACCAGTGATCGGACCGCGTCGCGTTCTACAGAAAACGAGACTCGAGAACTACAGGATACCAAAGGACAGCACCGTTTTGATAAACCTGAACTCCGTCCACATGGACCCCGATATCTTCCCCGATCCAGAGAAATTTCAACCGGAGAGGTTCCTCAAAGACGGAGAATTCGACAACGCCCCAAACACTTTGTTCTTCGGAAAAGGTATCCACTCGCGCACGTTTACATTAGCTTTCGTTGAAGTAGCTTCACATTCGTAATTACGTCAAAAACGTCTCTACATTCGGTCtcagattttaatgaattacatCTCAGGGTCGCTAATCGTTACccttttttaaacaatctacAATCTCTATTTTCGCGATGTATCAAAGTTACGACTGCCTAAATaccattttcattcgaatcgaACAAATTCACGCGAAGATCCGTACgcgtacaaattttgaaatcggtttACACAAAACTGCGGTGGtcgatttaaatcgaaacGGGCTCGCACGATTCGCATTTAATCAAAGAACGATCGAGGGAAGTTTCGTCGAAATCCTTCATGGAATAAATCCACCGAACGACTACTTCAACGAGTCCGCGACGATCGTTTAGGTTTCGTGAAGAATTTCTCGACGTCGGCTCGAAAACGGTAAACGCGGACTGTCTTGTAAATCCAGACGCCGTCTGCGAAAGGTTAAACCGCCATAACACGTAACTATGCGTGCCGGCACCTTTTCTCTGTACGTTTCCTGATGTCTCTAGGAAAGTCGGAAACGCGGTTGACGCGCGGTGAAAAACGAGCGTAAACTTGTCACCGTAATTATTACCCCGAGGAGAGGATTTACTATACAGGTGCCACTTAAGACGGGTTAGCTGGACAGCTCGTTTATCTTCGAAGCGAGAAGAGAACGTTACGAACAGAAGCTGTTGATTTCACGGGGAGACATGGCGTGACGAGGTTTGTCTGGTTACAGGTAGCGCCAAGGACATCTGAAGATCTAGTCTGATTTTTTGTTCTCACAGAGACTATCATCGTTTCCTTGAATTGCTCTTGCAACGACCTTGGAAGATCTTGAACTATTCGTATTTGTCTCGCcaaaaatcgtttcgttttcctttGAAACTCTGATTGTTCCAATAtctgttttcttttccattttagGAAAAAGGCGCTGTCCCGGCGACGTGTTGGCGAAGACGGCGTTGTTCCTTCTGTTCATCGGTGTGATGCAAAAGTATTCCCTGCTTCCGGTTCCTGGTAAAGGACCGACGTCCATAGAAGTAACTTCTGGCATATTGATCTCGCCCAAGCCGTACGAGATATTAGTCGTGCCacgaacaaataattaatccgACTACTTTAGATTCGACCGTGAACTTCCGATCCATCGAGCCGATTCTTTCCGTATACTTTTACTCGGTCGTTGCAAATAACGAGTAAGACACCACCGGTCTAATCGTCGACGTAAAAGATGTCGTAGGTACCTCGCAAACGCGTTGTTTTCACTGCAATaatagttattaaaataaagataaggAAATTTTCTACAGAAAGATgtcatatattttcttatctttCCCAAGAAACACTCAGCCAGAGGTGGCTGAGAATAGGAATCATCGACAACGTTCCGTTTCTCTACCAGGTGACTGCAGAGTCGCGGTAGCCTCGGAggatttgtttataactagGGTGATAGGGATGCACTGGCGGAAACTCGGTCCAGTACGATCCAAAGATAAGATAAGACAGTCCTTTGTTTGCATAAGGTGCGGAAACTTTAAGCACAAGTAAccgagaaataattaaacgacgTTTCCGCGCGCATCGGTTAGACGTTTTCCGTTCGGAGGAACTCGACCCGCGGATAGACGCCTGTTTGcttgaatgaaacaaatttttctctcgaattttgtttattgttccTGCCGCTGGAAAGTCGCTTTAGGCGTCGTTTCACGTGTTCGTCGAAATCGTCTCGTTTCGCGGAAGTCCAAATGTACCGTCAGCGTCGCGCCACGTGGCGATTCGGTCCTTTTATGTATACGGAGCCCCAACGCCGGCCGCTAAATGTTTTCTTGCCGCTGGAAATTAGACGTCATCGAGGCGATAAGAACaccgttatttgaaataaatctcGGTCCAAGCATTAGCgtcctttaaaatattttcatccgttgcgtataaataaatatattctgtccatttaaatatttttgtacgctAATCTATGTTGCGTTTAAACTAAATTTTGGTcacaattgtaaaaataaatttactcaCGATACTTTCCGAATCTCCGTTTACGTGGCTCGCGATGTCGGGTCTCGTGGCGAGCTTCAAGTAATACGGTTTCGGCGATATAGTGAAACCATCGTAACCATTCGGGTCCGGCTTGTCGTGGTCAGGTGAAATTTCGATGTCGAAATAATGTATAACGTAGGCGAAGAACAAGAACAAGGAACTGCGGGCTAGCATTTCTCCGGGACACCGTCTCTTGCCTGAAATACGCGCGAATCGTCGTCATAATGGATTCCGTCTTTTTTACAATTCGCGTGGGCGTCGCTAAACGTCCAATCAACCAATTCTCGCGAAGTATTGCGTGCTTCGCGCAGAGTTATGGCGACTTTAAGTAATCGTTAAGTATCGTTTCGCTGGttcgaatttctttgaaaaattcacatttttacaaaattttatggcgaacgaaatattgatattattaataaatattaattgtaattgtccCACGTAATTGATTCGAGGTAGCTACCGGTTACCTAAACCGAAAGGCATGCTCGCATTTTTCTGACTGAATCGGCCACTTTCGTCCAGAAATCGTTGCGGTCGAAACTCGTGTGGGCGATCCCAGTACGCTTCGTCGTTGTGAACGCTATGAAAATCCAGAAGGACGATTGTATCCTAAAACAATGAGAatgtgtacaataaataaatcccTACCGCTGTTTCTCTATGTATCGTATGTGGACCATTGTATGTATCATATTTACCTTTGGTATGCGATATTCGTTGAGAGTTACGTCCTCCATGGTCTTGTGAG
The sequence above is drawn from the Hylaeus volcanicus isolate JK05 chromosome 2, UHH_iyHylVolc1.0_haploid, whole genome shotgun sequence genome and encodes:
- the LOC128872124 gene encoding probable cytochrome P450 305a1 isoform X1 — encoded protein: MFVTGTLMIVVVVLLLINLAIKLRSEEHPPGPFPWPFIGNYFLLKRLARELGGQHLAFSELSRRYGSEVINLNLGISKMIVVSGSKSVETVLESEEFDGRPWNEFIKMRNFGKKQGVTMNDGPHWKFLRNWTMRTLRSLGFGKYGMSEMIKEELTIALESLKKGGVYRLKPVISPVVINVLWRLSTGARFSENARLEYFVDLMERRARVFDMAGGILSIFPWIRYVAPEASGYKLLVTLNTKLKEFLMEVIVEHKEKYVAGSEADLIDMFIHGMVNEKGEDPIFTDDQLVMIMVDLFLAGVTTTETTLELLFLNMVVHQDVQRKLQQEIDSVIPPDRLPDLSDMPKLPYARAVMTETQRRWTVIPVIGPRRVLQKTRLENYRIPKDSTVLINLNSVHMDPDIFPDPEKFQPERFLKDGEFDNAPNTLFFGKGKRRCPGDVLAKTALFLLFIGVMQKYSLLPVPGKGPTSIEVTSGILISPKPYEILVVPRTNN
- the LOC128872124 gene encoding probable cytochrome P450 305a1 isoform X2, translated to MIVVSGSKSVETVLESEEFDGRPWNEFIKMRNFGKKQGVTMNDGPHWKFLRNWTMRTLRSLGFGKYGMSEMIKEELTIALESLKKGGVYRLKPVISPVVINVLWRLSTGARFSENARLEYFVDLMERRARVFDMAGGILSIFPWIRYVAPEASGYKLLVTLNTKLKEFLMEVIVEHKEKYVAGSEADLIDMFIHGMVNEKGEDPIFTDDQLVMIMVDLFLAGVTTTETTLELLFLNMVVHQDVQRKLQQEIDSVIPPDRLPDLSDMPKLPYARAVMTETQRRWTVIPVIGPRRVLQKTRLENYRIPKDSTVLINLNSVHMDPDIFPDPEKFQPERFLKDGEFDNAPNTLFFGKGKRRCPGDVLAKTALFLLFIGVMQKYSLLPVPGKGPTSIEVTSGILISPKPYEILVVPRTNN